One window of Nymphaea colorata isolate Beijing-Zhang1983 chromosome 1, ASM883128v2, whole genome shotgun sequence genomic DNA carries:
- the LOC116264369 gene encoding flavonoid 3',5'-hydroxylase 2-like gives MGAPLASSTPLSLRDVIAGIVLFLVTRLFLSYLLRAVSGRRPLPPGPKGWPFIGCLPLLGRMPHVSLFELAKVYGPVMYLKLGTSAMVVASSPAAAKAFLKTLDTTFTDRPPNAGATHMAYNAEDLVFADYGPRWKLLRKLSNLHMLGGKALDDWAAVRRAEMVHMFRTVQDHARRGEAVDVPEMLSYGIANMMGMVMLSKRVFESGGSESSEFKVMVVELMTLAGLFNVGDFIPSIAWMDLQGIEGAMKRVHLKWDALIRRMIEEHEATREERKGKPDMLDAVMQYRTDNEVKGGGDGEKLTMTNIKALLLNLFAAGTDTSSSIIEWAMAELLYNPAILRRAQAEMDSVIGRERRLEESDIRRLPYFQAICKETFRKHPSTPLNLPRVATQPCEVDGFYIPKNTRLMVNIWGMGRDPNVWDKPLEFYPDRFLTPELSKIEPRGNDFELIPFGAGRRICAGTRMGILMVEYILGSLVHAFEWKMPDGERVDMAETFGLALQKAVPVKAVATPRLAPQAYA, from the exons ATGGGTGCTCCGCTAGCGTCTTCCACACCTCTCTCCCTTCGCGACGTAATCGCAGGAATAGTCCTCTTCCTGGTAACCCGCCTCTTTCTCTCCTACCTCCTCCGGGCGGTATCCGGCCGCCGGCCATTGCCTCCTGGACCGAAGGGTTGGCCCTTCATAGGTTGCCTGCCATTACTGGGACGCATGCCCCATGTCTCCCTTTTCGAGCTGGCCAAGGTGTACGGCCCAGTCATGTACCTGAAGCTGGGCACCAGCGCCATGGTGGTGGCCTCCAGCCCCGCTGCCGCCAAGGCTTTCCTCAAGACCCTCGACACCACCTTCACCGACAGACCTCCCAACGCCGGCGCCACCCACATGGCGTACAACGCGGAGGACCTCGTCTTCGCCGACTACGGCCCCAGGTGGAAGCTGCTGCGAAAGCTGAGCAACCTCCACATGCTCGGCGGCAAGGCACTCGACGACTGGGCGGCAGTGCGGCGGGCGGAGATGGTGCACATGTTCAGGACGGTGCAGGACCACGCCCGCCGGGGGGAGGCGGTGGACGTGCCGGAAATGCTGTCTTACGGGATCGCGAACATGATGGGGATGGTGATGCTGAGCAAGAGGGTGTTCGAGAGCGGTGGGAGCGAGTCGAGCGAGTTTAAAGTCATGGTGGTGGAGCTGATGACGTTGGCGGGGCTGTTCAACGTGGGGGATTTCATCCCCTCCATCGCGTGGATGGACCTGCAGGGTATCGAGGGCGCCATGAAGAGGGTGCACCTTAAGTGGGACGCCCTGATCAGGAGGATGATAGAGGAGCACGAGGCCACGcgagaagagagaaagggaaagccCGACATGCTCGACGCCGTGATGCAGTATCGAACGGACAATGAAGTCAAAG GTGGTGGCGACGGTGAGAAGCTCACGATGACCAACATCAAGGCATTATTGCTG AACCTGTTCGCGGCAGGGACGGACACATCTTCCAGCATAATAGAGTGGGCGATGGCTGAGTTGCTCTATAATCCGGCGATCCTCAGGCGAGCTCAGGCGGAAATGGATAGCGTGATCGGCAGGGAGAGGAGACTGGAGGAATCGGACATACGCCGGCTCCCCTACTTCCAAGCCATATGCAAGGAGACCTTCAGAAAGCACCCTTCCACCCCTCTGAACCTACCTCGCGTGGCCACCCAGCCCTGTGAGGTCGACGGCTTTTACATCCCCAAGAACACTAGGCTCATGGTCAACATTTGGGGCATGGGCAGGGACCCAAACGTTTGGGACAAGCCTCTTGAGTTCTACCCGGACCGGTTCTTGACCCCGGAGCTGAGCAAGATCGAGCCCCGTGGAAACGACTTCGAGCTCATCCCCTTCGGTGCGGGCCGGAGGATCTGTGCCGGCACCCGAATGGGAATCCTGATGGTCGAGTACATTCTGGGATCACTCGTGCATGCCTTTGAGTGGAAGATGCCGGACGGCGAGAGGGTCGACATGGCGGAGACCTTCGGACTTGCGCTGCAGAAGGCGGTGCCGGTCAAAGCCGTGGCGACGCCGAGGCTGGCTCCTCAAGCCTATGCTTGA
- the LOC116260989 gene encoding flavonoid 3',5'-hydroxylase 1-like — MGALLASSTSLSLRDVIAGIVLFLVTRLFLSYLLRAVSGRRPLPPGPKGWPFIGCLPLLGRMPHVSLFELAKVYGPVMYLKLGTSAMVVASSPAAAKAFLKTLDTTFTNRPPNAGATHMAYNAEDLVFADYGPRWKLLRKLSNLHMLGGKALDDWAAVRRAEMVHMFRTVQDHARRGEAVDVPELLSYGIANMMGMVMLSKRVFESGGSESSEFKVMVVELMTLAGLFNVGDFIPSIAWMDLQGIEGAMKRVHLKWDALIRRMIEEHEATREERKGKPDMLDAVMQYRTDNEVKGGGDGEKLTMTNIKALLLNLFAAGTDTSSSIIEWAMAELLYSPAILRRAQAEMDSVIGRERRLEESDIRRLPYFQAICKETFRKHPSTPLNLPRVATQPCEVNGFYIPKNTRLMVNIWGMGRDPNVWDKPLEFNPDRFLTPELSKIEPRGNDFELIPFGAGRRICAGTRMGIVMVEYILGSLVHAFDWKMPDGGKVDMAETFGIALQKAVPVKAMATPRLAPHVYA; from the exons ATGGGTGCTCTGCTAGCGTCTTCCACATCTCTCTCCCTTCGCGACGTAATCGCAGGAATAGTCCTCTTCCTGGTAACCCGCCTCTTTCTCTCCTACCTCCTCCGGGCGGTATCCGGCCGCCGGCCATTGCCTCCGGGACCGAAGGGTTGGCCCTTCATAGGTTGCCTGCCATTACTGGGACGCATGCCCCATGTCTCCCTTTTCGAGCTGGCCAAGGTGTACGGCCCCGTCATGTACCTGAAGCTGGGCACCAGCGCCATGGTCGTGGCCTCCAGCCCCGCTGCCGCCAAGGCTTTCCTCAAGACCCTCGACACCACCTTCACCAACAGGCCTCCCAACGCCGGCGCCACCCACATGGCGTACAACGCGGAGGACCTCGTCTTCGCCGACTACGGGCCCAGGTGGAAGCTGCTGCGCAAGCTGAGCAACCTCCACATGCTCGGCGGCAAGGCCCTCGACGACTGGGCCGCAGTGCGGCGGGCGGAGATGGTGCACATGTTCAGGACGGTGCAGGACCACGCCCGCCGGGGGGAGGCGGTGGACGTGCCGGAGCTGCTGTCTTACGGGATCGCGAACATGATGGGGATGGTGATGCTGAGCAAGAGGGTGTTCGAGAGCGGTGGGAGCGAGTCGAGCGAGTTTAAAGTCATGGTGGTGGAGCTGATGACGTTGGCGGGGCTGTTCAACGTGGGGGATTTCATCCCCTCCATCGCGTGGATGGACCTGCAGGGTATCGAGGGCGCCATGAAGAGGGTGCACCTTAAGTGGGACGCCCTGATCAGGAGGATGATAGAGGAGCACGAGGCCACGcgagaagagagaaagggaaagccCGACATGCTCGACGCCGTGATGCAGTATCGAACGGACAATGAAGTCAAAG GTGGTGGCGACGGTGAGAAGCTCACGATGACCAACATCAAGGCATTATTGCTG AACCTGTTCGCGGCAGGGACGGACACATCTTCCAGCATAATAGAGTGGGCGATGGCTGAGTTGCTCTACAGTCCGGCGATCCTCAGGCGAGCTCAGGCGGAAATGGACAGCGTGATCGGCAGGGAGAGGAGACTGGAGGAATCGGACATACGCCGGCTCCCCTACTTCCAGGCCATATGCAAGGAGACCTTCAGAAAGCACCCTTCCACCCCTCTGAACCTACCCCGCGTGGCCACCCAGCCCTGTGAGGTGAACGGCTTCTACATCCCCAAGAACACTAGGCTCATGGTCAACATTTGGGGCATGGGCAGGGACCCCAACGTTTGGGACAAGCCTCTTGAGTTCAACCCGGACCGGTTCTTGACCCCGGAACTGAGCAAGATCGAGCCCCGTGGAAACGACTTCGAGCTCATCCCCTTCGGCGCGGGCCGGAGGATCTGTGCCGGCACCCGAATGGGAATCGTGATGGTGGAGTACATTCTGGGCTCACTCGTGCATGCCTTTGACTGGAAGATGCCGGACGGCGGGAAGGTCGACATGGCGGAGACCTTCGGAATTGCGCTGCAGAAGGCGGTGCCGGTCAAAGCCATGGCGACGCCGAGGTTGGCTCCTCACGTCTACGCGTGA
- the LOC116264364 gene encoding flavonoid 3',5'-hydroxylase 1-like, which produces MGALLASSTSLSLRDVIAGIVLFLVTRLFLSYLLRAVSGRRPLPPGPKGWPFIGCLPLLGRMPHVSLFELAKVYGPVMYLKLGTSAMVVASSPAAAKAFLKTLDTTFTNRPPNAGATHMAYNAEDLVFADYGPRWKLLRKLSNLHMLGGKALDDWAAVRRAEMVHMFRTVQDHARRGEAVDVPELLSYGIANMMGMVMLSKRVFESGGSESSEFKVMVVELMTLAGLFNVGDFIPSIAWMDLQGIEGAMKRVHLKWDALIRRMIEEHEATREERKGKPDMLDAVMQYRTDNEVKGGGDGEKLTMTNIKALLLNLFAAGTDTSSSIIEWAMAELLYSPAILRRAQAEMDSVIGRERRLEESDIRRLPYFQAICKETFRKHPSTPLNLPRVATQPCEVNGFYIPKNTRLMVNIWGMGRDPNVWDKPLEFNPDRFLTPELSKIEPRGNDFELIPFGAGRRICAGTRMGIVMVEYILGSLVHAFDWKMPDGGKVDMAETFGIALQKSVAVKAMATPRLAPQAYA; this is translated from the exons ATGGGTGCTCTGCTAGCGTCTTCCACATCTCTCTCCCTTCGCGACGTAATCGCAGGAATAGTCCTCTTCCTGGTAACCCGCCTCTTTCTCTCCTACCTCCTCCGGGCGGTATCCGGCCGCCGGCCATTGCCTCCGGGACCGAAGGGTTGGCCCTTCATAGGTTGCCTGCCATTACTGGGACGCATGCCCCATGTCTCCCTTTTCGAGCTGGCCAAGGTGTACGGCCCCGTCATGTACCTGAAGCTGGGCACCAGCGCCATGGTCGTGGCCTCCAGCCCTGCCGCCGCCAAGGCTTTCCTCAAGACCCTCGACACCACCTTCACCAACAGGCCTCCTAACGCCGGCGCCACCCACATGGCGTACAACGCGGAGGACCTCGTCTTCGCCGACTACGGGCCCAGGTGGAAGCTGCTGCGCAAGCTGAGCAACCTCCACATGCTCGGCGGCAAGGCCCTCGACGACTGGGCGGCAGTGCGGCGGGCGGAGATGGTGCACATGTTCAGGACGGTGCAGGACCACGCCCGCCGGGGGGAGGCGGTGGACGTGCCGGAGCTGCTGTCTTACGGGATCGCGAACATGATGGGGATGGTGATGCTGAGCAAGAGGGTGTTCGAGAGCGGTGGGAGCGAGTCGAGCGAGTTTAAAGTCATGGTGGTGGAGCTGATGACGTTGGCGGGGCTGTTCAACGTGGGGGACTTCATCCCCTCCATCGCGTGGATGGACCTGCAGGGTATCGAGGGCGCCATGAAGAGGGTGCACCTTAAGTGGGACGCCCTGATCAGGAGGATGATAGAGGAGCACGAGGCCACGcgagaagagagaaagggaaagccCGACATGCTCGACGCCGTGATGCAGTATCGAACGGACAATGAAGTCAAAG GTGGTGGCGACGGTGAGAAGCTCACGATGACCAACATCAAGGCATTATTGCTG AACCTGTTCGCGGCAGGGACGGACACATCTTCCAGCATAATAGAGTGGGCGATGGCTGAGTTGCTCTACAGTCCGGCGATCCTCAGGCGAGCTCAGGCGGAAATGGACAGCGTGATCGGCAGGGAGAGGAGACTGGAGGAATCGGACATACGCCGGCTCCCCTACTTCCAGGCCATATGCAAGGAGACCTTCAGAAAGCACCCTTCCACCCCTCTGAACCTACCCCGCGTGGCCACCCAGCCCTGTGAGGTGAACGGCTTCTACATCCCCAAGAACACCAGGCTCATGGTCAACATTTGGGGCATGGGCAGGGACCCCAACGTTTGGGACAAGCCTCTTGAGTTCAACCCGGACCGGTTCTTGACCCCGGAACTGAGCAAGATCGAGCCCCGTGGAAACGACTTCGAGCTCATCCCCTTCGGCGCGGGCCGGAGGATCTGTGCCGGCACCCGAATGGGAATCGTGATGGTGGAGTACATTCTGGGCTCACTCGTGCATGCCTTTGACTGGAAGATGCCGGACGGCGGGAAGGTCGACATGGCGGAGACCTTTGGAATTGCGCTGCAGAAGTCGGTGGCGGTCAAAGCCATGGCGACGCCGAGGTTGGCTCCTCAAGCCTATGCTTGA